A region of Lates calcarifer isolate ASB-BC8 unplaced genomic scaffold, TLL_Latcal_v3 _unitig_2221_quiver_2374, whole genome shotgun sequence DNA encodes the following proteins:
- the LOC108892356 gene encoding neutral ceramidase-like, translated as MCTLTTSPPMKSTRWQRYEGASTIYGPHTLSAYLHKYRGLARAIAQDKVSELPAGPEPPFFTKNLFSLLPAAAVDRKPENTSFGDVLQQVYPVYRQVGHMGDVVSVTFVAGNPRHSGDIRDKTFVTVEIHDNRTETWEVVHTDASWETRFHWLQGSNRQSNATVEWHIPLSAPSGSYRIKHFGHYKQMKGLRPVITPYEGTTDVFRVTASFYYQ; from the exons ATGTGTACACTCACTACATCACCACCTATGAAGAGTACCAG gtggcaGCGGTACGAAGGAGCCTCCACCATCTACGGTCCGCACACGCTCAGTGCCTACCTGCACAAGTACCGAGGTCTGGCCAGAGCCATCGCACAG gacaAAGTGTCAGAGTTGCCAGCTGGTCCTGAGCCTCCCTTCTTTACCAAGAATCTCTTCAGTCTGctgcctgcagcagctgttgacaGAAAACCAGAGAACACCAGCTTTGGAGACGTCCTGCAGCAGGTTTACCCCGTCTATAGACAGGTAGGACACAT gggtGATGTTGTCTCTGTCACATTCGTAGCAGGAAACCCCAGGCACTCCGGAGACATT AGAGATAAAACTTTTGTTACTGTGGAGATTCATGATAACAGAACAGAAACCTGGGAGGTTGTGCACACTGATGCGTCATGGGAGACCAG GTTTCACTGGCTGCAGGGATCAAACCGACAGAGTAACGCTACCGTCGAGTGGCACATTCCCCTGTCGGCCCCCAGCGGCTCCTACAGGATCAAACACTTTGGACACTACAAACAGATGAAAGGCCTGCGACCAGTCATCACACCATATGAAGGCACAACTGACGTCTTCAGAGTCACTGCCAGCTTTTATTATCAGTGA